One window from the genome of Pseudomonas sp. L5B5 encodes:
- a CDS encoding energy transducer TonB, with the protein MSDIQRTSIGYISPHGDYGLRNSQALSGVSHLWQDFFAQALAEQRGDGASVETLPKVAVDGPVEPAGGSQMLAQIVNQRGCEVQDTEVRPPEPLFLPIAEFEMELLDKPAPPFPPDEIIAQQRQQNFESGWVRPIVLNAGQPLPEPGSAPEPRPLHLPIAEFEMDLLDKPAEPFPPQELIEQQRQMDFDMGWARPLILQNLRIAA; encoded by the coding sequence ATGTCAGACATTCAACGCACATCGATAGGTTATATCTCGCCCCACGGCGACTATGGCCTGCGCAATTCCCAGGCACTCAGTGGCGTCAGTCACCTGTGGCAGGACTTCTTTGCCCAGGCTCTGGCCGAGCAACGAGGGGATGGCGCCAGCGTTGAAACCCTGCCCAAGGTGGCCGTCGACGGCCCCGTGGAACCTGCTGGCGGCAGCCAGATGCTGGCCCAGATCGTCAACCAGCGTGGTTGCGAGGTGCAGGACACCGAAGTCCGCCCCCCCGAGCCGCTGTTCCTGCCGATCGCCGAGTTCGAAATGGAATTGCTGGACAAGCCGGCTCCGCCCTTCCCGCCGGATGAAATCATCGCCCAGCAACGCCAGCAGAACTTCGAGAGCGGCTGGGTGCGCCCGATCGTGCTCAATGCCGGCCAGCCGCTGCCAGAGCCGGGCTCGGCCCCGGAACCGCGTCCGCTGCACCTGCCGATCGCCGAATTCGAGATGGACCTGTTGGACAAGCCAGCCGAGCCATTCCCACCGCAAGAGCTTATCGAACAGCAACGGCAGATGGACTTCGACATGGGCTGGGCTCGCCCACTGATCCTGCAGAACCTGCGCATCGCTGCCTGA
- a CDS encoding extensin family protein, with amino-acid sequence MGVRLGWLPLADAWNPWAPLDVRAKPNLLTRFKLSRLQDDPQLCDQALATSGLRTVRQPDSRADVDCPLSNTLRVQGGDIALSSSFLASCPLAVAFALYERHGLQPAAQQVFGQRVARVDHLGSFACRNMYHRKIGWRSEHASANALDIAGFRLSDGRSINVLKDWPKDSAEGRFLRLARDGACDAFNVVLGPDFNNAHRNHFHLDLGPLWRCR; translated from the coding sequence ATGGGGGTGCGGTTGGGCTGGCTGCCGCTGGCAGATGCCTGGAATCCCTGGGCGCCGTTGGATGTCAGGGCCAAGCCCAACCTGTTGACCCGCTTCAAGTTGTCGCGACTGCAGGATGACCCGCAGCTGTGTGACCAGGCCCTCGCGACCTCGGGGTTGCGCACCGTTCGCCAGCCCGACAGTCGCGCCGATGTGGACTGTCCCTTGAGCAATACCTTGCGGGTGCAGGGCGGCGATATCGCCCTGAGCAGCAGCTTCCTCGCCAGCTGCCCGCTGGCGGTGGCCTTTGCGCTGTATGAGCGGCATGGCTTGCAGCCGGCGGCGCAGCAGGTGTTTGGCCAGCGGGTGGCGCGTGTCGATCACCTGGGCAGTTTTGCCTGCCGCAACATGTATCACCGCAAGATTGGCTGGCGCAGCGAGCATGCCAGCGCCAACGCCCTGGATATTGCCGGTTTCCGCCTGAGTGACGGGCGCAGCATCAATGTGCTCAAGGATTGGCCGAAGGACAGTGCCGAGGGACGGTTTTTGCGCCTGGCTCGGGACGGTGCCTGCGATGCTTTCAACGTGGTGCTCGGGCCGGATTTCAACAACGCCCATCGCAACCATTTCCACCTGGACCTGGGGCCGCTCTGGCGCTGTCGCTGA
- a CDS encoding isocitrate lyase/PEP mutase family protein: MDAQTLRANAFKALHERAGAFVIPNPWDAGSARMLAGLGFEALATTSAGYAFSLGRPDAEGALNLADTLANVRGIVGASELPVAVDLENGFADSPGECAQALLQAAAHGAVGGSIEDATGRSDDPIYEFHLAVERIEACVAAVRSLPFSFTLTARAENQLHGCNDLADTIRRLQAFAEAGADVLYAPALRSAQEIRQVVRAVAPKPVNVLMSGGLDLNLAQLAELGVKRISVGSALARAAYGAFYQAAQEIRDQGRFDFAERAMPFGQINQLFKQS; encoded by the coding sequence TCCCAACCCCTGGGACGCCGGGTCCGCCAGGATGCTGGCCGGCCTGGGCTTCGAAGCCCTGGCCACCACCAGTGCCGGCTATGCCTTTTCCCTGGGACGCCCGGATGCCGAGGGCGCCCTGAACCTGGCGGACACCCTGGCCAATGTGCGCGGCATCGTCGGCGCCAGCGAGCTGCCGGTGGCCGTCGACCTGGAGAACGGTTTTGCCGACAGTCCCGGGGAGTGTGCCCAGGCCCTGTTGCAGGCAGCAGCCCATGGCGCAGTGGGCGGTTCGATCGAGGACGCGACGGGCCGCAGCGATGATCCCATCTACGAATTCCACCTGGCAGTGGAGCGCATCGAGGCCTGCGTCGCGGCGGTCCGCAGCTTGCCATTCTCCTTTACCCTGACTGCCCGGGCGGAGAACCAGTTGCACGGCTGCAACGACCTGGCAGACACCATTCGCCGCCTGCAGGCCTTTGCCGAAGCCGGTGCCGACGTGCTCTATGCTCCGGCGCTGCGCAGTGCGCAGGAGATCCGCCAAGTGGTACGGGCGGTGGCGCCCAAGCCGGTGAACGTGCTGATGTCCGGTGGCCTGGACCTGAACCTGGCGCAACTGGCAGAGCTGGGCGTCAAGCGCATCAGCGTCGGTTCGGCCTTGGCCCGTGCGGCCTATGGCGCGTTCTACCAGGCGGCGCAGGAGATCCGTGACCAGGGTCGCTTCGACTTCGCCGAGCGCGCGATGCCCTTCGGGCAGATCAATCAATTGTTCAAGCAGTCGTAA